From a region of the Desmodus rotundus isolate HL8 chromosome 7, HLdesRot8A.1, whole genome shotgun sequence genome:
- the GPN3 gene encoding GPN-loop GTPase 3 isoform X2: MVQHCEALNRSVQVVNLDPAAEHFNYSVMADIRELIEVDDVMEDDSLRFGPNGGLVFCMEYFANNFDWLESCLGHVEDDYILFDCPGQIELYTHLPVMKQLVQQLEQWEFRVCGVFLVDSQFMVESFKFISGILAALSAMISLEIPQVNIMTKMDLLSKKAKKEIEKFLDPDMYSLLDDSTSDLRSKKFKKLTKAICGLIDDYSMVRFLPYDQSDEESMNMVLQHVDFAIQYGEDLEFKEPKEHEDESSSMFDEYFQEHQKE; this comes from the exons ATGGTCCAGCACTGTGAAGCCCTCAACCGGTCTGTTCAAGTCGTGAACCTTGATCCTGCAGCAGAACACTTCAACTACTCCGTAATGGCGG ACATCCGGGAACTGATCGAAGTGGATGATGTCATGGAGGACGATTCTCTGCGGTTCGGTCCCAATGGAGGATTGGTATTTTGCATGGAGTACTTTGCCAATAATTTTGACTGGCTGGAGAGCTGTCTTGGCCATGTAGAGGATGACTACATCCTTTTTGACTGTCCAG GTCAGATTGAGTTGTATACGCACCTGCCCGTGATGAAACAACTGGTCCAGCAGCTAGAACAGTGGGAGTTCCGAGTCTGTGGAGTTTTCCTGGTTGATTCCCAGTTCATGGTGGAGTCGTTCAAG TTTATTTCTGGCATCTTGGCAGCCCTGAGCGCTATGATCTCTCTAGAAATTCCACAAGTTAACATCATGACGAAAATGGACCTGCTGAGTAAGAAAGCCAAGAAGGAAATTGAGAA GTTTCTGGATCCAGACATGTATTCTTTATTAGATGATTCTACAAGTGACTTAAGaagcaaaaaattcaaaaaattgacTAAAGCTATATGTGGACTG ATTGACGACTACAGCATGGTGCGGTTCTTGCCGTACGACCAGTCGGATGAGGAGAGCATGAACATGGTGCTGCAGCATGTCGATTTTGCCATTCAGTATGGAGAAGACTTGGAATTTAAAGAACCAAAG GAACATGAAGATGAGTCGTCTTCTATGTTTGATGAATATTTTCAAGAGCACcagaaagaataa
- the GPN3 gene encoding GPN-loop GTPase 3 isoform X1: MPRYAQLVMGPAGSGKSTYCATMVQHCEALNRSVQVVNLDPAAEHFNYSVMADIRELIEVDDVMEDDSLRFGPNGGLVFCMEYFANNFDWLESCLGHVEDDYILFDCPGQIELYTHLPVMKQLVQQLEQWEFRVCGVFLVDSQFMVESFKFISGILAALSAMISLEIPQVNIMTKMDLLSKKAKKEIEKFLDPDMYSLLDDSTSDLRSKKFKKLTKAICGLIDDYSMVRFLPYDQSDEESMNMVLQHVDFAIQYGEDLEFKEPKEHEDESSSMFDEYFQEHQKE, translated from the exons ATGCCTCGGTACGCGCAGCTGGTCATGGGCCCGGCAGGCAGCGGGAAG AGCACCTATTGTGCCACCATGGTCCAGCACTGTGAAGCCCTCAACCGGTCTGTTCAAGTCGTGAACCTTGATCCTGCAGCAGAACACTTCAACTACTCCGTAATGGCGG ACATCCGGGAACTGATCGAAGTGGATGATGTCATGGAGGACGATTCTCTGCGGTTCGGTCCCAATGGAGGATTGGTATTTTGCATGGAGTACTTTGCCAATAATTTTGACTGGCTGGAGAGCTGTCTTGGCCATGTAGAGGATGACTACATCCTTTTTGACTGTCCAG GTCAGATTGAGTTGTATACGCACCTGCCCGTGATGAAACAACTGGTCCAGCAGCTAGAACAGTGGGAGTTCCGAGTCTGTGGAGTTTTCCTGGTTGATTCCCAGTTCATGGTGGAGTCGTTCAAG TTTATTTCTGGCATCTTGGCAGCCCTGAGCGCTATGATCTCTCTAGAAATTCCACAAGTTAACATCATGACGAAAATGGACCTGCTGAGTAAGAAAGCCAAGAAGGAAATTGAGAA GTTTCTGGATCCAGACATGTATTCTTTATTAGATGATTCTACAAGTGACTTAAGaagcaaaaaattcaaaaaattgacTAAAGCTATATGTGGACTG ATTGACGACTACAGCATGGTGCGGTTCTTGCCGTACGACCAGTCGGATGAGGAGAGCATGAACATGGTGCTGCAGCATGTCGATTTTGCCATTCAGTATGGAGAAGACTTGGAATTTAAAGAACCAAAG GAACATGAAGATGAGTCGTCTTCTATGTTTGATGAATATTTTCAAGAGCACcagaaagaataa
- the ARPC3 gene encoding actin-related protein 2/3 complex subunit 3 translates to MPAYHSSLMDPDTKLIGNMALLPIRSQFKGPAPRETKDTDIVDEAIYYFKANVFFKNYEIKNEADRTLIYITLYISECLKKLQKCNSKSQGEKEMYTLGITNFPIPGEPGFPLNAIYAKPANKQEDEVMRAYLQQLRQETGLRLCEKVFDPQNDKPSKWWTCFVKRQFMNKSLSGPGQ, encoded by the exons ATGCCG GCTTACCACTCTTCTCTCATGGACCCCGACACCAAGCTCATTGGCAACATGGCACTGCTGCCTATCAGAAGTCAGTTCAAAGGACCCGCCCCTAGAGAGA CAAAAGATACAGATATTGTGGATGAAGCCATCTATTACTTCAAGGCCAATGTCTTCTTCAAAAACTATGAAATTAAG AATGAAGCCGACAGAACCTTGATATATATAACGCTCTACATTTCTGAGTGTCTGAAGAAGCTCCAAAAG tgcaattccaaaagccaaggagagaaagaaatgtataCACTGGGAATCACTAATTTTCCCATTCCTGGAGAGCCTGGTTTTCCACTTAACGCAATTTATGCCAAACCTGCAAACAAACAGGAAGACG AAGTGATGAGGGCCTATTTACAGCAGCTAAGGCAAGAGACTGGACTGCGGCTTTGTGAGAAAGTTTTTGACCCTCAGAATGATAAACCCAGCAAG TGGTGGACTTGCTTTGTGAAGAGACAGTTCATGAACAAGAGTCTTTCAGGACCCGGACAGTGA